A genomic window from Chaetodon auriga isolate fChaAug3 chromosome 13, fChaAug3.hap1, whole genome shotgun sequence includes:
- the igfbp2b gene encoding insulin-like growth factor-binding protein 2-B, with protein sequence MVIYFTYGLLFAYFALPGILLGDLAFRCPSCTAERLAACPKVTPLCPEIVRELGCGCCPVCARQEGELCGVYTPRCSSGLRCYPSMEADLPLQQLIQGLGRCGQKVDLDVTTSLDHQATNGRILEVHGTENPLTKRPAIDTRHWQESALKQHLNERRAKMKTNELEDSRTQKVPQSACQQELDKVLEEISKMTSEDNRGPLENLYGLKFPNCDRHGLYNLKQCNMSTHGQRGECWCVNPLTGVQIPATPKVRGDPNCNQFQEELRAMPTAAASH encoded by the exons ATGGTCATATATTTTACTTATGGGCTGCTGTTTGCATACTTCGCTTTACCTGGAATCTTACTTGGGGATTTGGCCTTCCGATGCCCAAGCTGTACCGCGGAGCGTCTTGCTGCGTGTCCCAAAGTCACGCCGTTATGTCCAGAAATAGTGAGGGAGCTGGGCTGCGGCTGCTGTCCAGTGTGTGCCAGGCAGGAAGGGGAGCTTTGCGGGGTCTACACGCCGAGGTGCTCCAGTGGCCTGAGGTGCTACCCGAGCATGGAGGCTGACTTACCTTTGCAACAGCTCATCCAGGGATTAGGACGATGTGGACAGAAAGTAGACTTGGATGTCACTACAAGTCTGGACCACCAGGCTACAAATG gGCGAATCTTGG agGTTCATGGGACTGAGAATCCACTCACCAAAAGACCTGCCATCGACACTCGCCACTGGCAGGAGTCCGCCTTGAAACAACACCTGAATGAACGCAGAGCCAAGATGAAGACGAATGAACTAGAGGACTCTCGAACCCAAAAAGTGCCTCAG AGCGCCTGTCAGCAGGAGCTGGACAAGGTCTTGGAGGAGATCTCCAAAATGACCTCTGAGGATAATAGAGGCCCACTGGAAAACCTGTACGGGCTCAAATTTCCAAACTGTGACAGACATGGACTGTACAACCTCAAACAG TGCAACATGTCCACCCACGGCCAGCGGGGCGAGTGCTGGTGCGTTAACCCCTTAACCGGGGTTCAGATTCCAGCGACACCTAAAGTCAGAGGGGATCCCAACTGTAACCAGTtccaggaggagctcagagcgATGCCCACTGCAGCAGCGTCTCACTAG